The following are from one region of the Advenella mimigardefordensis DPN7 genome:
- a CDS encoding GyrI-like domain-containing protein, producing MRIVECPTLSLVGISTRTKNADEMDAATAKIMPLWQHFYQEIYPGRLSGDVVYGVYSNYESDASGRFDVTVAVRDYEDDNVRSEHGFDRVKLLAGRYIVFSGLAGEGNPVLQLWQQVWQYFESPDCLYQRSWKTDYEVYHQDGKIALFIGIA from the coding sequence ATGAGAATTGTCGAATGCCCGACGTTATCTTTGGTGGGGATATCTACGCGCACGAAAAATGCTGATGAGATGGATGCAGCAACCGCGAAAATCATGCCACTTTGGCAGCACTTTTATCAGGAAATTTATCCTGGGCGATTGTCAGGCGATGTTGTCTATGGTGTTTATTCTAATTACGAATCGGATGCAAGTGGGCGGTTTGATGTGACTGTGGCGGTTAGAGATTATGAAGATGATAACGTTCGATCAGAGCACGGGTTTGATAGGGTCAAATTATTAGCCGGCCGGTATATCGTTTTTTCCGGCCTGGCGGGCGAGGGCAATCCTGTTTTGCAATTATGGCAGCAAGTGTGGCAGTATTTTGAAAGCCCGGACTGCTTGTACCAACGAAGCTGGAAGACGGACTATGAGGTGTATCATCAGGACGGAAAGATAGCGTTGTTCATAGGGATAGCCTAG
- the rpmB gene encoding 50S ribosomal protein L28 — protein MAKVCQVTGKRPMSGNNVSHANNRTKRRFLPNLQSRRFWVESENRWVRLRVSTNALRTIDKKGIDVVLAEMRANGQSV, from the coding sequence ATGGCAAAAGTATGCCAAGTCACCGGCAAACGCCCAATGTCCGGTAATAATGTTTCACACGCAAACAATAGAACAAAACGCCGTTTCCTGCCTAACCTGCAGAGCCGTCGTTTCTGGGTTGAAAGCGAAAACCGCTGGGTTCGTCTGCGCGTTTCTACAAACGCCCTGCGCACAATCGACAAGAAAGGCATTGATGTCGTTCTTGCTGAAATGCGCGCCAACGGCCAAAGCGTTTAA
- a CDS encoding SAP domain-containing protein, with the protein MSKLYQGMTQEEFDGGYFYATELKAFAKILGISANNLKKERTRTAY; encoded by the coding sequence GTGAGCAAGCTGTATCAGGGAATGACTCAGGAAGAGTTTGATGGTGGTTATTTTTATGCTACTGAGCTCAAGGCATTCGCGAAAATCTTAGGCATTTCTGCAAATAATCTAAAAAAAGAACGAACTCGAACTGCATATTAA
- the rpmG gene encoding 50S ribosomal protein L33, with product MAKGIREKIKLESTAGTGHFYTTTKNKRNTPEKMLIKKFDPVARKHVDYKETKLK from the coding sequence ATGGCAAAAGGCATTCGCGAAAAAATCAAGCTGGAATCCACAGCTGGTACTGGTCACTTCTACACAACGACCAAAAACAAACGCAACACTCCAGAAAAAATGCTGATCAAAAAATTTGATCCGGTTGCGCGCAAACACGTAGATTACAAAGAAACAAAACTGAAGTAA
- a CDS encoding LysR substrate-binding domain-containing protein produces the protein MASFSPKQLDVFISIARLGSVKAAADSLHLTQPAASMALAELEKQLSGPLFDRDKGRLYLNEKGRRLLPMAQEIIERMIEFGQRAEDQADVLTGEFRIGASNTVGNYRVGDLLSSFVLNNDRVTVYLNVANTDEIVRQIVDHSIDVACVEGAVHHEAIESVRWMDDSLCVCARPDHPLAGIANLQPSDFMDARWILRERGSATRAVSDVELDKLPQAKVVMELGQIEAIKQAVIAGLGIAFLPQVAVTHAVSSGRLALLPTPFLNLTRQLSIIYHRSRYQGRLMRSFLDSVKSSERQVF, from the coding sequence ATGGCTTCATTCAGTCCAAAGCAGCTTGATGTGTTTATCAGCATCGCACGTTTGGGCAGCGTCAAAGCCGCCGCCGATTCTTTGCATCTGACCCAGCCGGCCGCCAGTATGGCCCTGGCTGAGCTCGAAAAGCAGCTGAGTGGTCCGTTGTTTGATCGCGACAAAGGTCGGCTGTATCTGAATGAAAAGGGCAGACGACTCTTGCCCATGGCTCAGGAAATCATTGAACGAATGATCGAGTTCGGCCAGCGTGCCGAGGATCAGGCAGATGTATTAACAGGCGAGTTTCGGATTGGCGCCAGTAATACCGTTGGTAACTACCGGGTGGGTGATCTGTTGAGCAGTTTTGTACTCAACAACGATAGAGTGACGGTTTATTTGAATGTCGCAAATACAGATGAAATAGTCCGGCAAATCGTTGATCACAGCATCGATGTGGCCTGCGTCGAAGGCGCGGTGCATCATGAGGCCATCGAGTCGGTGCGCTGGATGGATGATTCCCTGTGTGTATGTGCCCGGCCGGATCATCCACTGGCGGGCATCGCCAATCTGCAGCCATCGGATTTTATGGATGCGCGCTGGATTCTGCGTGAGCGCGGGTCAGCTACGCGGGCGGTCAGTGATGTAGAGCTGGATAAATTGCCACAAGCCAAAGTGGTGATGGAGCTGGGCCAGATCGAGGCGATTAAGCAGGCGGTGATTGCGGGACTGGGCATTGCATTTTTACCGCAAGTGGCGGTCACCCACGCGGTCAGTTCCGGCCGGCTGGCATTGCTGCCTACGCCGTTTTTGAATCTGACACGACAACTGTCGATTATTTATCACCGGTCACGCTACCAGGGCAGGCTGATGCGCAGCTTTCTGGATTCGGTGAAGTCTTCCGAGCGGCAGGTTTTTTAA